The following coding sequences are from one Salvia hispanica cultivar TCC Black 2014 chromosome 3, UniMelb_Shisp_WGS_1.0, whole genome shotgun sequence window:
- the LOC125215315 gene encoding integrin-linked protein kinase 1-like, with translation MESETAAKFSLWKQSSMAPVRDYEELDDVEEHEENDVIDIDPGFKLMYLVNGGDLDGIRELLDSGVDVNFRDIDHRTALHVAACQGYDDVARLLLENGAKVDSCDRWGSTPLADAIHYKNNSIIKLLEKYGVKDLMAPMHVENAREVPEYEINSNELDFTGSVEITKGTYRIALWRGTKVAVKTFGEGIAIEDKVKAFRDELALLQKIRHPNVVQFLGAVTQSSPMMIVTEYLPKGDLHEYLKRKGPLKPATALRFAMDIARGMNYLHEIKSEAIVHRDLEPSNILLDDSGHLKVADFGVSKLLKVANRIKEDTPLACHDSSYRYVAPEVFRNEEYDTKVDVFSFALILQEMIEGYAPFYSKEDHEVPRYYCEKERPPFKASSKFYGHGLKHLIEECWSGNPAKRPTFKQIIPRLDAIYNRFGHRRRWKVMRPLKCFHSSDWMRDGSSHTHSSRSS, from the exons ATGGAGTCTGAAACGGCGGCGAAGTTTAGTCTGTGGAAGCAATCGTCGATGGCGCCGGTGAGGGACTATGAGGAGCTTGATGATGTGGAGGAGCACGAGGAGAATGATGTGATTGACATTGATCCTGGGTTTAAGCTGATGTATTTGGTGAATGGGGGTGATTTGGATGGCATCAGGGAGCTGTTGGACTCTGGCGTGGATGTTAATTTCCGGGATATTGATCACCGGACTGCGCTTCACGTTGCTGCTTGCCAGGGGTATGATGATGTTGCTCGGCTGCTGCTTGAGAACGGGGCGAAGGTGGATTCTTGTGATCGGTGGGGGAGCACG CCACTTGCAGACGCCatacattataaaaacaaCAGCATAATCAAACTATTGGAGAAGTACGGTGTGAAGGATCTT ATGGCTCCTATGCACGTTGAAAACGCCCGTGAGGTCCCAGAGTATGAGATCAATTCCAATGAACTTGATTTCACCGGTAGTGTTGAAATAACAAAG GGAACGTATCGGATAGCTTTGTGGCGTGGAACCAAGGTTGCTGTGAAAACTTTTGGGGAAGGAATTGCTATTGAGGACAAAGT CAAAGCTTTTAGGGACGAGCTTGCATTGCTTCAGAAAATCAGACACCCGAACGTTGTACAGTTTCTTGGCGCTGTCACACAGAGCAGTCCAATGATGATTGTGACCGAATACTTACCTAAG GGCGACCTCCACGAATATTTAAAGAGGAAAGGTCCGCTAAAACCTGCAACAGCTCTCAGATTCGCAATGGATATTGCCAG GGGAATGAACTATCTACACGAAATTAAATCCGAAGCAATTGTTCATCGTGACCTTGAGCCTTC GAACATCTTGCTGGACGACTCCGGTCACCTTAAGGTTGCAGACTTTGGAGTTAGCAAGCTTCTTAAAGTCGCCAACAGAATCAAAGAAGACACGCCTCTTGCTTGTCACGACAGTTCTT ATCGTTATGTCGCACCAGAGGTCTTCAGAAACGAAGAGTATGACACGAAAGTAGACGTATTCTCATTTGCATTAATTCTACAGGAG ATGATTGAAGGATACGCGCCATTCTATTCAAAGGAAGACCACGAAGTTCCCAGATATTATTGCGAAAAGGAGCGCCCTCCTTTCAAAGCCTCGTCGAAGTTCTATGGCCACGGACTAAAACA TTTGATTGAGGAATGTTGGAGCGGAAATCCAGCTAAAAGGCCGACGTTTAAGCAAATCATTCCTCGACTGGATGCCATCTACAACCGATTTGGGCACAGAAGGCGTTGGAAG GTGATGAGGCCATTGAAGTGCTTCCACAGCTCGGATTGGATGAGAGACGGGTCGAGCCATACACATTCGTCTCGCTCCTCATGA
- the LOC125210659 gene encoding oil body-associated protein 2C, whose translation MDKGEEQVPPGKAMSMEQHVLDRGAQMLQSLSPIKQMSQHVCTFALYSHDMSRQIETHHYVSRLNQDVLQCAVYDSDNSHGRLIGVEYIVSDTIFESLPPDEQKLWHSHAYEIKSGLWVNPRIPEMVVKPELKNLAKTYGKFWCTWQTDRGDKLPMGPPTLMMSPQGVSMGLVNPDLVAARDTRYNISTAAMKSGRAELAEPEWINPQADYWKQHGKGFVVDVESVEMKKIAPFP comes from the exons ATGGATAAAGGGGAAGAGCAGGTGCCGCCGGGGAAGGCGATGAGCATGGAGCAGCACGTGCTCGACAGAGGGGCGCAGATGCTGCAGTCGCTCTCTCCCATCAAGCAGATGAGCCAGCACGTCTGCACCTTCGCCCTCTACAGCCACGACATGTCCCGCCAGATCGAGACGCACCACTACGTCTCCCGCCTCAACCAGGACGTGCTTCAGTGCGCTGTCTACGACTCCGATAATTCCCACGGCCGCCTCATTG GTGTGGAGTATATCGTCTCGGACACCATCTTCGAGAGCTTGCCTCCAGACGAGCAGAAGCTGTGGCATTCTCATGCTTATGAG ATCAAGTCCGGGCTGTGGGTGAATCCCCGGATACCAGAGATGGTCGTGAAGCCTGAGCTCAAGAATCTTGCCAAGACATATGGCAAGTTTTGGTGCACCTGGCAAACAGATAGGG GTGATAAGCTTCCAATGGGGCCTCCAACCCTAATGATGTCGCCCCAAGGGGTGAGTATGGGGTTGGTGAACCCGGATTTGGTTGCAGCGAGGGACACCCGGTATAATATATCGACCGCTGCTATGAAATCGGGTCGGGCTGAACTTGCGGAGCCCGAGTGGATCAATCCGCAGGCCGACTATTGGAAGCAGCACGGTAAGGGGTTCGTTGTCGACGTTGAGTCGGTGGAGATGAAGAAAATCGCCCCATTTCCATAA
- the LOC125210846 gene encoding seipin-2-like isoform X2, with protein sequence MEETKSSTQFDECDDEFHDAVDEFEFYDCRENFSDQTESSRDELISNPSSNPPQEDKSPALSVLRRRRSRSSKKSFGDGPAELAKFGAAESVDRYLRERRNVSLSPKFEEHEMRLEDTKPALQSNETSEEKSTVTDAIAAALGEESSWRGNEDSNPGFLLKLPEYVYEWLKEQRAIWKLGLKCGWGLLWSAYVCSVLLGLLVSAFVVGGVLIRMVVDEPIRMTRSLNFDYSEKSPVALVPIMSGVKMNVRHFVEKPKILKAGESRVVPRDHGVHVTVSLTLPESEYNQRLGMFQVRVDFVAADGQILATLRRPCMLKYRSQSIRLLLTLLKVAPILTGYTSETQKLKANFKDFTEGDPPTASIRVILEQRAEYSPTGAGIPEIYSASLTLESELPLLKRILWFWKKTVFVWVSMSVFMIELVFALLCCRPLIIPKIRLWEPTPQEGASHYNRPRQS encoded by the exons ATGGAGGAGACGAAATCGAGCACGCAATTCGACGAATGCGATGATGAATTTCATGATGCGGTCGACGAATTCGAATTTTACGACTGCCGCGAGAATTTTTCTGATCAAACTGAATCCAGTCGTGAcgaattaatttcaaatccCAGCTCTAATCCTCCTCAGGAAGACAAATCCCCGGCGCTGTCGGTTCTCCGGCGCCGCAGGTCTCGTTCGAGTAAGAAATCCTTCGGAGATGGCCCGGCAGAGCTGGCGAAGTTCGGCGCGGCGGAAAGTGTGGACAGATacttgagagagagaagaaatgtCTCGCTTTCTCCGAAATTCGAGGAGCACGAGATGAGATTGGAGGATACGAAGCCTGCTTTGCAGAGTAATGAGACGAGCGAGGAGAAATCGACGGTAACGGATGCAATCGCCGCAGCTCTTGGCGAAGAATCGAGCTGGAGAGGAAATGAGGATTCGAATCCGGGATTCCTGCTCAAGCTTCCCG AATATGTGTATGAATGGTTGAAAGAGCAGCGAGCGATTTGGAAATTAGGTTTAAAATGTGGTTGGGGATTGTTGTGGTCAGCTTATGTGTGCTCTGTGTTGCTTGGATTGCTGGTCTCGGCATTTGTGGTGGGCGGTGTGTTGATAAGAATGGTGGTGGATGAGCCGATTAGGATGACTAGGAGCTTGAATTTCGACTATTCGGAGAAGAGCCCGGTGGCGTTGGTGCCAATTATGTCTGGTGTGAAGATGAATGTGAGGCATTTTGTGGAGAAGCCTAAGATCTTGAAGGCCGGTGAATCAAGGGTCGTGCCACGTGATCATGGGGTGCATGTTACTGTGTCTTTAACATTGCCTGAGTCTGAATACAACCAACGTCTTGGGATGTTTCAG GTCAGAGTAGACTTCGTTGCTGCTGATGGCCAAATACTCGCAACATTAAGACGTCCATGTATGCTTAAGTACAGGAGCCAGTCGATCCGCCTCCTCCTTACTTTGCTCAAGGTTGCGCCCATTCTGACAGGCTACACATCAGAAACCCAGAAACTGAAAGCAAACTTCAAAGATTTCACAGAAGGCGATCCCCCAACAGCATCCATAAGAGTTATTCTCGAGCAAAGAGCCGAATATTCACCCACCGGTGCAGGCATCCCAGAAATATACAGCGCGTCCCTGACCCTCGAGTCCGAACTCCCTCTGCTAAAAAGGATCTTGTGGTTCTGGAAGAAAACGGTGTTTGTATGGGTTAGCATGAGTGtgtttatgattgagttgGTTTTCGCTCTCCTCTGCTGCAGACCTCTCATAATCCCCAAAATAAGGCTCTGGGAACCCACGCCTCAAGAGGGCGCCTCTCACTACAATCGTCCCCGTCAAAGCTGA
- the LOC125210846 gene encoding seipin-2-like isoform X1 — protein MEETKSSTQFDECDDEFHDAVDEFEFYDCRENFSDQTESSRDELISNPSSNPPQEDKSPALSVLRRRRSRSSKKSFGDGPAELAKFGAAESVDRYLRERRNVSLSPKFEEHEMRLEDTKPALQSNETSEEKSTVTDAIAAALGEESSWRGNEDSNPGFLLKLPGIVIKRIALLVKIVTFTIRLVYYSYMIVFNPLGLLLPLRWFIIQQLKKIWNLMFGIVSEYVYEWLKEQRAIWKLGLKCGWGLLWSAYVCSVLLGLLVSAFVVGGVLIRMVVDEPIRMTRSLNFDYSEKSPVALVPIMSGVKMNVRHFVEKPKILKAGESRVVPRDHGVHVTVSLTLPESEYNQRLGMFQVRVDFVAADGQILATLRRPCMLKYRSQSIRLLLTLLKVAPILTGYTSETQKLKANFKDFTEGDPPTASIRVILEQRAEYSPTGAGIPEIYSASLTLESELPLLKRILWFWKKTVFVWVSMSVFMIELVFALLCCRPLIIPKIRLWEPTPQEGASHYNRPRQS, from the exons ATGGAGGAGACGAAATCGAGCACGCAATTCGACGAATGCGATGATGAATTTCATGATGCGGTCGACGAATTCGAATTTTACGACTGCCGCGAGAATTTTTCTGATCAAACTGAATCCAGTCGTGAcgaattaatttcaaatccCAGCTCTAATCCTCCTCAGGAAGACAAATCCCCGGCGCTGTCGGTTCTCCGGCGCCGCAGGTCTCGTTCGAGTAAGAAATCCTTCGGAGATGGCCCGGCAGAGCTGGCGAAGTTCGGCGCGGCGGAAAGTGTGGACAGATacttgagagagagaagaaatgtCTCGCTTTCTCCGAAATTCGAGGAGCACGAGATGAGATTGGAGGATACGAAGCCTGCTTTGCAGAGTAATGAGACGAGCGAGGAGAAATCGACGGTAACGGATGCAATCGCCGCAGCTCTTGGCGAAGAATCGAGCTGGAGAGGAAATGAGGATTCGAATCCGGGATTCCTGCTCAAGCTTCCCGGTATAGTAATCAAGCGAATCGCTTTGCTAGTCAAAATTGTTACGTTTACTATTCGATTGGTGTATTATTCGTACATGATTGTGTTTAACCCTTTGGGGCTTTTATTGCCATTGCGATGGTTTATCATTCAGcagttgaaaaaaatttggaatctCATGTTTGGAATTGTTTCAGAATATGTGTATGAATGGTTGAAAGAGCAGCGAGCGATTTGGAAATTAGGTTTAAAATGTGGTTGGGGATTGTTGTGGTCAGCTTATGTGTGCTCTGTGTTGCTTGGATTGCTGGTCTCGGCATTTGTGGTGGGCGGTGTGTTGATAAGAATGGTGGTGGATGAGCCGATTAGGATGACTAGGAGCTTGAATTTCGACTATTCGGAGAAGAGCCCGGTGGCGTTGGTGCCAATTATGTCTGGTGTGAAGATGAATGTGAGGCATTTTGTGGAGAAGCCTAAGATCTTGAAGGCCGGTGAATCAAGGGTCGTGCCACGTGATCATGGGGTGCATGTTACTGTGTCTTTAACATTGCCTGAGTCTGAATACAACCAACGTCTTGGGATGTTTCAG GTCAGAGTAGACTTCGTTGCTGCTGATGGCCAAATACTCGCAACATTAAGACGTCCATGTATGCTTAAGTACAGGAGCCAGTCGATCCGCCTCCTCCTTACTTTGCTCAAGGTTGCGCCCATTCTGACAGGCTACACATCAGAAACCCAGAAACTGAAAGCAAACTTCAAAGATTTCACAGAAGGCGATCCCCCAACAGCATCCATAAGAGTTATTCTCGAGCAAAGAGCCGAATATTCACCCACCGGTGCAGGCATCCCAGAAATATACAGCGCGTCCCTGACCCTCGAGTCCGAACTCCCTCTGCTAAAAAGGATCTTGTGGTTCTGGAAGAAAACGGTGTTTGTATGGGTTAGCATGAGTGtgtttatgattgagttgGTTTTCGCTCTCCTCTGCTGCAGACCTCTCATAATCCCCAAAATAAGGCTCTGGGAACCCACGCCTCAAGAGGGCGCCTCTCACTACAATCGTCCCCGTCAAAGCTGA
- the LOC125216381 gene encoding CTD small phosphatase-like protein, whose amino-acid sequence MVSKVVKRTPTKSLKNRKNFPFTHHRRSRNKSPIKTTAAATVASINKSIYTCHRRLLKIFTKLTRISTPEKPPRKKGYKILQKTPSKNPPKRSLFANKLPLPPPTDPQKRTIFLDLDETLIHSTATVPPERYDFVVRPVIDGQKTEFYVLKRPFVDEFLAYLSDRFEIVIFTAGIEEYASLVVDKLDWRNAISHRLYRDSCRAVDGMFVKDLGETGRDLSRVVIVDDNPNSYQFQPENAIPIRQFVDDVGDEELKKMMELFEGCDLGEDLRDFVRVFVGDDENKLC is encoded by the coding sequence ATGGTGTCCAAGGTAGTGAAGAGAACCCCAACAAAATCCCTCAAAAACCGGAAAAACTTCCCCTTCACCCATCATCGCCGCTCCCGCAACAAATCCCCCATCAaaaccaccgccgccgccaccgtcGCCTCCATCAACAAATCCATCTACACCTGCCACCGCCGCCTCCTCAAAATCTTCACCAAGCTCACCCGCATCTCCACACCCGAAAAACCCCCCCGCAAAAAAGGATACAAAATCCTCCAAAAGACCCCCTCAAAAAATCCCCCCAAGCGCTCTCTCTTCGCAAACAAACTCCCCCTCCCTCCGCCAACGGATCCTCAAAAACGCACCATCTTCCTCGACCTCGACGAAACCCTAATCCACTCCACCGCCACCGTGCCGCCAGAGAGGTACGATTTCGTCGTCCGCCCCGTAATCGACGGCCAGAAAACCGAATTCTACGTCCTCAAAAGGCCTTTCGTGGATGAATTTCTGGCGTATTTGAGCGATCGATTCGAGATTGTGATATTCACGGCGGGAATTGAGGAGTATGCGTCTCTGGTTGTCGATAAGCTCGATTGGAGGAATGCGATTTCGCACCGATTGTATCGCGATTCGTGCAGAGCTGTGGATGGGATGTTCGTGAAGGATTTGGGGGAAACGGGGAGGGATCTGAGCAGGGTGGTGATTGTGGATGATAATCCCAATTCGTATCAGTTTCAGCCGGAAAATGCGATCCCGATTAGGCAGTTTGTGGATGATGTCGGCGATGAGGAgctgaagaagatgatggaGTTGTTTGAAGGGTGTGATTTGGGGGAGGATTTGAGGGATTTTGTTAGGGTTTTTGTTGGGGATGATGAGAACAAGCTTTGCTAG